The Spirosoma foliorum genome has a window encoding:
- a CDS encoding S8 family peptidase: MLINGVDSLVWAQSVSSKKQLPWQTELVNRYTQNRKRTLALALQNNWPLYKNYSNHRVFRLQEVDVLGQPVYYSLHNVEAARGTRTVALQGGGSLAISLSGSSPAMAGRLGLWDGGRVLESHQEFSGTTTKGAKITQKDNITGVNDHTTHLAGTLVGKGVNPLAKGMAYGAQLSVWDYTDDVTELLTAAPNLLLSNHAYGPVVGWVYNASRPGTDSNLKWEWWGNTTISATEDYLFGFYTSKAQDLDRIAYNNPYFLMVRSADNKRSETGPPTGTAYYLRNTTTQSTIARSRNDAYDVIPAEATAKNVLTIGAADVTYANANVPTLVGSTAFSGWGPTDDGRIKPDLLGIGSDVLSSIGTSNTDYGNYSGTSMASANVSGSLFLLQELYARQRASGLPASGQFMRAATLKGLALHTADRPNPAAGPDYRQGWGLLNTEAAARLLLNEELAHLVLEQSLIAGNTYSRSIVAQGNEPLIVTLSWTDPEGVATSVVPSSVDSPTPKLINDLDLRISDGQQTNLPFALDPAKPAQAASRGDNVRDNVEQVYIANPVAGKTYTITVSHKGKMTYSSQPYSLIVSGLHRVNCQLTATTIPARDTTICPGATLALQAGNYSANLHYQWFLNGTILAGGASSGYQATQAGSYTLRITDDNGCSATSQPILVQTRTTAVTLSPTGNQWLCRTDTSVHLVATSPGGTPLTGTTFEWLLNNSVIANAQASTFNATQAGNYQVRITQDGCQALSAETTIQLSSVNAIDLMPEETELSLPKGATVTLKAPIDTSYTYQWYRNESALANATDYRLSVSTEGTYKVRVTQHNCVGWSTNRLVQSATVSTTIADPAGIFIFYPNPTENTISIRYTNPVAKQVQVSLFDLNGVLRQPVLSIKASNGKFEGDFLIQSLPAGTYILRLADGSGIQIGRFIKK, encoded by the coding sequence GTGTTGATAAACGGGGTTGATAGCCTCGTCTGGGCGCAGTCTGTCTCATCCAAAAAACAACTACCCTGGCAAACTGAGCTGGTAAATCGCTATACTCAGAACCGAAAACGAACCCTTGCGCTGGCGCTTCAGAACAATTGGCCTCTCTACAAAAACTATTCCAATCACCGCGTTTTCCGACTTCAGGAGGTCGACGTTCTGGGGCAACCTGTTTATTATTCGCTGCATAATGTTGAAGCGGCCCGAGGAACCCGAACAGTGGCGCTACAAGGTGGTGGCTCATTAGCCATTTCGCTATCAGGCAGCTCACCCGCAATGGCTGGTCGGCTGGGTTTATGGGACGGTGGCCGAGTACTGGAATCGCATCAGGAGTTCAGCGGAACCACAACGAAAGGAGCCAAGATCACCCAGAAAGATAACATCACCGGAGTCAATGACCACACTACGCACCTCGCGGGAACGCTTGTGGGTAAGGGGGTGAATCCATTGGCCAAAGGAATGGCTTACGGTGCCCAATTATCGGTCTGGGATTATACCGACGATGTGACGGAGTTGCTCACGGCAGCTCCTAACTTACTGCTTTCCAACCACGCTTACGGACCCGTAGTTGGCTGGGTATACAATGCCTCCCGGCCCGGCACCGACTCGAACTTAAAATGGGAATGGTGGGGCAATACAACCATCAGCGCAACCGAAGATTATTTGTTTGGCTTTTATACAAGCAAAGCGCAGGACCTCGACCGAATTGCCTATAACAACCCCTACTTTTTGATGGTCCGCTCGGCGGATAATAAACGTAGTGAAACCGGGCCACCCACCGGAACGGCGTATTATCTCCGAAACACGACTACCCAAAGCACAATTGCCCGCAGTCGAAACGATGCTTATGATGTAATTCCGGCCGAAGCCACGGCCAAAAACGTATTGACAATTGGGGCTGCCGATGTGACATATGCCAATGCAAACGTGCCCACTTTAGTTGGCTCAACGGCGTTTAGTGGTTGGGGGCCTACTGATGACGGACGCATTAAGCCCGATTTACTGGGAATTGGCTCCGATGTGTTGTCGTCTATCGGTACATCGAATACGGATTACGGTAACTATAGCGGTACCTCGATGGCATCGGCCAATGTATCCGGCTCTTTATTTCTATTACAGGAACTCTACGCCCGTCAGCGGGCAAGCGGCTTGCCTGCAAGTGGGCAATTCATGCGGGCTGCTACTCTCAAAGGATTGGCTCTACACACCGCCGATCGGCCTAATCCGGCAGCAGGTCCCGATTATCGGCAGGGATGGGGCTTGTTAAATACCGAAGCTGCCGCTCGTTTGTTACTCAATGAGGAGTTGGCACACCTGGTTCTCGAACAAAGTCTGATCGCCGGTAATACCTACAGCCGATCCATCGTCGCTCAGGGCAATGAGCCATTGATTGTCACCTTGTCCTGGACCGATCCCGAAGGGGTAGCCACCAGCGTTGTGCCCAGCTCGGTAGACAGCCCGACGCCCAAACTTATCAATGACCTCGATTTACGGATCAGCGACGGCCAACAGACCAATCTGCCGTTTGCTCTTGATCCGGCGAAACCGGCACAAGCCGCCAGCCGAGGAGATAATGTGCGCGATAACGTTGAACAGGTGTATATCGCCAATCCTGTAGCTGGAAAAACTTATACGATCACGGTTTCGCACAAAGGCAAGATGACCTATTCGAGTCAGCCTTATTCATTGATTGTGAGCGGCCTCCATCGTGTCAATTGCCAATTAACGGCTACCACTATCCCAGCGCGTGATACAACGATTTGTCCGGGAGCCACCCTAGCTTTACAAGCGGGTAATTATTCAGCGAATTTGCACTACCAGTGGTTTCTTAACGGAACAATTTTGGCCGGTGGGGCTTCATCTGGTTATCAGGCAACCCAAGCCGGATCATATACGCTTCGCATTACCGACGATAACGGTTGTTCGGCCACTTCGCAACCCATTCTGGTTCAGACACGAACAACCGCGGTTACACTATCGCCAACTGGTAATCAATGGCTTTGCCGTACAGATACGTCCGTTCATTTAGTAGCAACCTCACCAGGTGGCACTCCATTAACAGGCACTACATTTGAGTGGCTCCTGAATAATTCGGTCATTGCGAATGCGCAGGCAAGTACATTTAATGCTACCCAGGCAGGTAACTACCAGGTTCGAATAACACAGGATGGTTGCCAGGCGCTCTCCGCCGAAACAACCATCCAGCTTAGTTCGGTCAATGCTATAGATTTAATGCCTGAAGAAACAGAATTAAGTCTTCCCAAAGGCGCCACTGTTACCCTGAAAGCGCCTATCGACACGTCTTATACGTATCAATGGTACCGAAATGAAAGTGCATTAGCGAATGCCACTGATTATCGGCTATCTGTCTCAACGGAAGGCACTTACAAAGTACGGGTAACGCAGCACAACTGTGTGGGCTGGTCCACGAATCGGCTGGTGCAATCGGCAACAGTCTCTACAACGATCGCTGATCCGGCGGGTATATTTATCTTTTACCCAAACCCGACAGAAAATACCATTTCCATTCGCTACACCAATCCCGTGGCCAAGCAGGTTCAGGTTAGTTTATTTGATCTAAACGGCGTTTTACGACAACCTGTACTGTCGATAAAAGCCTCGAACGGGAAATTTGAAGGTGATTTTCTGATTCAGTCTCTGCCCGCCGGAACGTACATTCTCCGCCTTGCCGATGGGTCTGGCATCCAGATCGGGCGTTTTATCAAAAAATAA
- a CDS encoding S8 family serine peptidase, which yields MSQRLWFSRGWLIVLVFASTRLFAQSIPYSATQRQQINQLQKTIQKTFDANYSRALSLAKKSNLPLRAIRQNGRIVELAGVDDRGNLVYYGTTVGNSQVATATHTSSLYSGGSLGLNLSGSSASVQNKLGIWDGGAVRATHVELTGRITQNDKASTAVADEEHPSHVATTMIGAGVNALARGMAFGAKLQAWDYTSDVSEMTTASPNLLVSNHSYGILAGYQYNPDLTGSTQWEWYGDTTVNQTYDYKFGQYDSRTQSWDQIANSAPYYLMVKSAGNDHGADGFPGAGQPYILVNHNRKISTVLRDTQNGYDQISTNGVAKNILSVGAANYPLYGYNQPSDVVIADFSSWGPADDGRIKPDIVGIGVNVFSANSSTDSAYVILSGTSMASPNVSGSILLLQEYYAQLNSGKYMRSSTLRGLVLHTADEAGPTPGPDYKFGWGLLNMERAAKVIGNTDQSNLLSERTLTQGQRDTIRVTASGRGQLVATICWTDPAGTPTSVLNDRTPKLVNDLDLRINDGTTTTQPWILDPNNPVNAATHGDNIRDNIEKVVIDNSIPGKTYTLVIAHKGTLNGSKQDYALLVSGAGGKAYCESRPTSTADTKISRVQIGTIDQAGASGCTSYSDFSQVSTTIQAGQQLPLTVSLGTCGATKNVVVKAFADWNQNGSFDDAGETLATSSVLANSAQFTTTLTIPTSVTNGQIIKFRLVATETDNAASVAACGLYGNGETQDYLLNVVQTLNDVGATALVSPEANFCGQTNTDMAISVRVHNYGTADQTNVPVSVKITDANNVELTTLSGVVPTVAAFRESVLTLQLPAASTLVAGQTYTFTITTNLSTDQNATNNSVTETRTTAPAPASGLFTATQCGTDTTIFLRNTGGGTAFWYDASAGGNLLAAGNQTSVPKLPTSRQFYATLNTFSGTVGPVDKNAFGGGTYSGNFGPYPLISTTVPVIIESARLYIGNAGQLTFTVRKYDNTAISSVTLDVNPTRNQSLTATTSGQLVDDPNDQGAVYPLNLRIPEAGDYQITIDYSGGASIFRSNVGVNGFPYQLKTSTGTPIVSIKGSLYTSGSTTDTLKTAWYYFYNLKVRSLDCPNPQRTAVIPTTSTSPTATITPNGSVSICQGSSIALQAVTTGAGLTYQWYKSNAAISGATSSTLQVTAAGSYALQVANSCPSTRSSAVAVSLNTAQTPTLVANGFVLTTNAISNIQWLLNGVAIAGATGTTFTVVQSGRYTVQGNVNGCGVAISNEVVLTILATEPLLSDDELAVYPNPATKQVTVSLAVSASLSKAPALRLTDIQGRTVQTGALQLDGKNYSAILDVSSLPGGTFFVVVGDDRTQSVRVKRIQKQ from the coding sequence ATGTCTCAACGTTTATGGTTTTCCAGAGGTTGGCTAATCGTTTTGGTTTTCGCATCCACACGCTTATTCGCCCAGTCTATACCCTACTCCGCTACGCAGCGGCAGCAGATCAATCAGCTTCAAAAAACCATTCAGAAAACCTTCGATGCTAATTATAGCCGGGCTCTTTCGCTGGCGAAAAAATCAAATCTTCCGCTTCGGGCAATCCGCCAAAATGGTCGCATCGTTGAGCTAGCGGGTGTCGATGATCGGGGTAACCTCGTATATTATGGCACTACGGTTGGCAATTCACAAGTCGCCACTGCCACGCACACCTCATCACTTTATTCAGGCGGTAGTCTTGGGTTGAATTTATCGGGTAGTAGTGCATCGGTACAAAACAAACTGGGTATCTGGGATGGTGGTGCTGTTCGGGCTACTCACGTTGAATTAACAGGTCGCATTACGCAAAATGATAAGGCTAGTACAGCCGTTGCCGACGAAGAGCATCCATCACACGTAGCCACTACGATGATCGGTGCGGGAGTGAATGCGCTGGCAAGGGGCATGGCGTTTGGCGCCAAATTACAAGCGTGGGATTATACCAGCGATGTATCGGAAATGACTACGGCCTCGCCTAACCTACTTGTATCCAATCACTCCTATGGCATACTAGCTGGCTATCAATACAATCCTGACCTCACAGGATCGACCCAGTGGGAATGGTACGGCGATACGACCGTTAACCAGACGTACGATTACAAATTCGGTCAGTACGATTCACGGACACAGAGCTGGGATCAAATTGCTAACTCCGCCCCTTATTATCTCATGGTAAAGTCGGCGGGGAACGATCATGGTGCCGATGGGTTTCCGGGGGCAGGCCAGCCATATATTCTGGTCAATCACAACCGAAAAATCAGCACAGTCCTCCGCGACACCCAGAACGGATACGATCAAATTTCAACGAATGGAGTAGCGAAAAACATTCTGAGTGTGGGTGCTGCCAACTATCCGCTTTATGGTTATAATCAACCCAGTGATGTTGTAATCGCCGATTTCAGCAGTTGGGGTCCAGCCGATGATGGTCGAATTAAACCAGACATTGTGGGTATCGGGGTTAACGTCTTTTCGGCCAATTCCAGTACCGACAGTGCCTATGTCATCTTAAGCGGCACTTCAATGGCTTCGCCGAACGTGTCGGGATCGATTCTCTTACTTCAGGAATATTACGCTCAGCTCAATTCGGGCAAATACATGCGCTCATCGACGCTTCGTGGATTGGTTTTACATACCGCCGATGAAGCCGGTCCGACACCGGGTCCCGATTATAAGTTTGGCTGGGGCTTACTCAATATGGAGCGGGCCGCTAAGGTCATCGGCAATACCGACCAAAGCAATTTACTGAGTGAACGAACCCTCACCCAAGGGCAACGTGATACAATTCGGGTAACCGCGTCTGGGCGTGGCCAGTTAGTTGCCACCATTTGCTGGACCGATCCGGCGGGTACTCCTACGAGTGTTCTGAATGATCGAACGCCGAAGCTCGTCAACGACCTTGATTTGCGCATCAACGATGGGACGACGACAACACAGCCCTGGATACTAGACCCAAATAATCCAGTCAATGCCGCTACCCACGGCGATAACATCCGCGATAACATTGAGAAGGTCGTCATCGATAATTCGATACCCGGGAAGACCTATACGCTGGTCATTGCACACAAAGGCACCTTAAACGGGAGCAAACAGGATTACGCACTTTTAGTGAGTGGAGCAGGTGGTAAAGCTTATTGTGAATCGCGGCCAACCTCAACTGCCGATACCAAAATTAGTCGCGTACAAATTGGGACCATCGATCAGGCAGGTGCAAGTGGCTGTACGTCGTATAGCGACTTCTCACAAGTGTCGACAACCATTCAGGCTGGCCAACAGCTTCCCTTAACCGTATCACTGGGCACCTGTGGGGCAACCAAAAACGTAGTTGTTAAAGCCTTTGCTGACTGGAATCAGAATGGCAGCTTCGACGACGCTGGTGAAACCCTCGCGACCTCGAGTGTGCTGGCGAACTCAGCGCAATTCACAACCACCCTTACTATTCCAACCAGCGTAACCAACGGACAGATTATCAAATTTCGCCTGGTGGCTACCGAAACCGACAATGCCGCATCGGTAGCAGCCTGTGGCCTTTATGGAAACGGCGAAACGCAGGATTATCTATTGAATGTAGTGCAGACACTGAACGATGTTGGCGCAACAGCACTGGTTTCGCCGGAGGCTAACTTCTGTGGTCAAACCAATACCGATATGGCCATATCGGTACGGGTACACAACTACGGAACCGCCGATCAGACAAATGTACCGGTTAGCGTTAAGATCACGGATGCGAATAATGTTGAGTTAACAACATTAAGCGGTGTCGTTCCTACCGTAGCTGCTTTCCGGGAAAGTGTTCTGACACTTCAGTTACCGGCAGCCAGCACGTTGGTAGCCGGTCAAACGTATACGTTTACGATTACAACAAACCTAAGTACGGACCAGAACGCGACGAATAACAGCGTCACAGAAACCCGTACAACGGCTCCTGCTCCCGCCAGTGGCCTATTCACCGCAACCCAATGCGGAACAGATACAACGATCTTCCTGCGAAATACCGGGGGTGGTACAGCGTTCTGGTACGACGCGTCGGCGGGCGGTAACTTGCTGGCGGCTGGCAATCAGACATCCGTCCCGAAACTACCAACGAGCAGGCAGTTTTATGCCACGCTGAATACGTTCTCAGGCACGGTAGGCCCTGTCGACAAAAATGCATTTGGTGGCGGAACTTATAGCGGCAACTTCGGGCCTTATCCGCTTATTTCAACCACCGTACCCGTTATTATTGAGAGTGCCCGGCTCTACATTGGTAATGCGGGGCAATTAACTTTCACAGTTCGGAAGTACGACAACACGGCTATTTCCAGTGTAACGCTCGACGTTAACCCAACCCGGAATCAGAGCCTGACGGCCACAACAAGTGGTCAATTAGTTGACGATCCCAATGATCAGGGGGCTGTTTACCCGCTTAACTTACGCATTCCGGAAGCAGGCGATTATCAAATTACGATCGACTATTCTGGGGGTGCTTCTATTTTCCGAAGTAACGTGGGTGTAAACGGATTCCCGTATCAGCTCAAAACCTCGACGGGTACGCCTATTGTATCGATAAAGGGGTCGTTATATACTAGCGGCAGCACGACCGATACCCTTAAAACGGCCTGGTATTATTTCTATAATCTGAAAGTCAGATCGCTCGACTGCCCCAACCCGCAACGAACAGCTGTAATTCCTACCACCAGTACATCGCCAACGGCCACCATTACGCCCAATGGGTCGGTAAGTATTTGTCAGGGCTCAAGTATTGCTTTGCAAGCTGTTACAACGGGGGCTGGACTAACGTATCAGTGGTATAAAAGTAACGCAGCGATAAGCGGTGCCACCAGCAGTACGCTTCAGGTTACGGCAGCAGGCTCGTATGCGCTTCAGGTGGCTAATAGTTGCCCCTCCACTCGTTCATCGGCGGTAGCGGTATCGCTTAATACAGCGCAAACGCCAACCCTGGTGGCCAATGGTTTTGTTCTGACAACCAACGCTATTTCAAACATTCAATGGTTATTGAATGGGGTAGCTATTGCCGGTGCAACCGGAACCACCTTTACAGTAGTACAATCAGGCAGATATACAGTCCAGGGCAATGTGAATGGCTGTGGCGTGGCGATTTCTAACGAAGTTGTTCTGACGATTTTGGCCACCGAACCTCTATTGAGCGACGACGAACTGGCGGTTTACCCGAACCCGGCAACCAAACAAGTGACGGTCTCACTGGCCGTTTCAGCATCTCTATCCAAGGCTCCAGCGCTTCGCCTGACTGATATTCAGGGCCGTACCGTTCAAACGGGCGCTTTGCAACTCGATGGAAAAAATTATTCGGCGATATTAGATGTGTCGAGCCTTCCCGGCGGTACGTTTTTTGTGGTTGTTGGCGATGACCGGACGCAAAGCGTTCGGGTGAAACGAATCCAAAAGCAATAA
- a CDS encoding DUF1800 domain-containing protein: protein MTNLTRQQQTRYLFARAGFGATPAELDEAARKPLKKVVRQLFNDSDSVTDLRVVDADTNETKKQLKGMFQNGQLDKDMLKERIRDNAEKVRDLNLQWLDQMSTGKAALREKMALFWHGHFACRAQGRNPLFMQQYANTIRQHALGKFSDLLMAVSKEPAMLQFLNNQQNRKNAPNENFAREVMELFTLGRGNYSEHDIKEAARAFTGWQFTPDGQFVFRQQVHDEGEKTIFGKTGAFKGEDVIAMLLENKQTARFITAKIYRFFVNETVDKKRVDELADQFYKSNYDSTDLLETIFTSDWFYDAKNVGAHIKSPVELLAGFRHTLGVQFEQPQSQIFVQRTLGQLLFYPPNVAGWPGGKNWIDSSSLLFRMQLPNYVLKAADVTVKPKDEGDVNVQSLARKGGARFQTKVDWADFEAAFAKTTDAELTDTIASTLLPFPLRSDQRELINKQTHSGQSRSEQIHTITAALMSLPEYQLT from the coding sequence ATGACAAACCTAACCAGACAGCAACAAACGCGGTACCTGTTTGCACGAGCTGGCTTCGGAGCCACGCCCGCCGAGCTTGATGAGGCCGCTCGCAAACCCCTGAAAAAAGTGGTGAGGCAGCTGTTTAACGACAGCGATTCGGTGACCGATCTGCGAGTGGTTGATGCCGATACCAACGAGACGAAAAAGCAACTCAAAGGCATGTTTCAGAATGGGCAACTGGATAAAGACATGCTGAAAGAGCGAATCCGGGACAATGCCGAGAAGGTGCGTGATCTGAATCTGCAATGGCTCGACCAGATGTCAACGGGTAAGGCCGCTCTGCGCGAAAAGATGGCTTTGTTCTGGCATGGGCACTTTGCCTGTCGGGCCCAGGGGCGGAATCCGCTGTTTATGCAGCAATACGCCAACACCATTCGCCAACATGCACTCGGTAAGTTTAGTGATTTATTGATGGCGGTGTCGAAAGAACCGGCCATGTTGCAATTCCTGAACAATCAACAGAACCGAAAGAACGCGCCTAACGAAAATTTCGCGCGCGAAGTCATGGAGTTGTTCACGCTTGGGCGGGGCAACTATTCGGAACATGATATCAAAGAAGCCGCCCGCGCCTTTACGGGCTGGCAGTTTACGCCAGATGGCCAATTCGTTTTTCGGCAGCAGGTTCACGATGAAGGGGAGAAAACCATTTTTGGCAAAACGGGTGCTTTTAAAGGAGAAGATGTTATTGCCATGCTGCTGGAGAATAAGCAGACCGCCCGGTTCATCACGGCGAAAATCTACCGCTTCTTCGTGAACGAAACGGTAGATAAAAAACGGGTAGATGAGCTGGCCGATCAGTTTTACAAAAGCAATTATGATAGTACTGACCTGCTGGAGACCATCTTTACATCGGACTGGTTTTATGATGCTAAAAACGTGGGCGCGCATATTAAATCGCCAGTTGAGTTGTTGGCGGGATTTCGCCATACACTGGGTGTACAATTTGAGCAACCACAATCGCAGATTTTTGTCCAGCGCACACTAGGCCAATTGCTCTTCTATCCGCCCAATGTGGCAGGTTGGCCGGGGGGTAAAAACTGGATTGACTCATCGAGTCTGCTTTTCCGGATGCAACTACCGAATTACGTACTGAAAGCTGCCGACGTGACTGTGAAACCGAAAGATGAGGGCGACGTGAATGTGCAGTCGCTGGCGCGAAAAGGCGGAGCCCGATTCCAGACTAAAGTCGACTGGGCTGATTTTGAGGCTGCTTTTGCCAAAACAACCGATGCCGAGCTAACAGATACCATTGCCAGTACCTTACTGCCTTTTCCGCTTCGATCCGACCAACGCGAGTTGATCAACAAACAGACCCATTCTGGCCAGTCTCGTTCCGAACAGATTCATACTATAACCGCAGCGCTCATGAGCCTGCCGGAGTATCAGTTGACTTAA
- a CDS encoding DUF1501 domain-containing protein — translation MNRRNFLKQSAFTTAGTMLIPHFLKAYEAQMMGQVSASNGKILVVVQLSGGNDGLNTVVPYRNDIYYRERPTIAIKPEKVLTLNDEIGLHPAMTALKALYDEGLVTVINNVGYPNPDRSHFRSMDIWQTASDSDKYVTTGWVGRYLDAACAGKEHQPFRTIEVDDTLSLALKGDTVNGLAVLDPKKLYNQTRSDLVTGLSKEHPSHEPESVAYLYKTLAETVSSANYVYDKAKTYATLATYPTTELGNRLKTVSQLIQAGVSTSVYYVSISGFDTHTNQPGQQERLLGQYAEAVGAFMKDLKASGRQNDVLLMTFSEFGRRVKQNASNGTDHGTANNVFLIGGGLPAKRVLNEAPNLTKLTEGDLTYSVDFRQIYATLLHDYLGADDVAILGRKFDGVKIV, via the coding sequence ATGAACCGTAGAAACTTCCTGAAACAATCGGCTTTCACAACGGCGGGCACCATGCTGATTCCGCACTTTCTAAAAGCCTATGAAGCGCAGATGATGGGTCAGGTATCCGCATCGAACGGAAAAATTTTAGTGGTGGTCCAGCTCTCGGGTGGGAATGACGGGCTGAATACCGTTGTCCCGTACCGCAATGATATTTATTACCGCGAACGACCAACGATTGCCATCAAACCCGAAAAAGTACTGACACTGAACGATGAGATTGGCCTACATCCAGCCATGACAGCACTAAAAGCATTGTATGATGAAGGCCTGGTCACCGTCATTAATAATGTTGGTTATCCTAATCCAGATCGTTCGCACTTTCGTTCGATGGACATCTGGCAAACGGCCAGCGATTCAGACAAGTATGTAACTACTGGCTGGGTAGGTCGGTATCTGGATGCGGCTTGTGCCGGTAAAGAACATCAGCCGTTTCGGACGATTGAAGTAGATGATACGCTGAGTCTGGCCCTGAAAGGAGATACCGTGAATGGGCTGGCTGTTTTAGACCCCAAGAAGCTCTATAATCAGACGCGCAGTGATTTGGTCACTGGATTGAGCAAAGAGCATCCGTCCCACGAACCGGAATCCGTAGCGTATCTCTACAAAACACTGGCCGAAACCGTGTCGTCGGCAAACTATGTGTATGATAAAGCAAAAACGTATGCTACGCTGGCTACTTACCCAACAACTGAACTTGGCAACCGCCTAAAAACGGTTTCGCAACTCATTCAGGCGGGGGTTAGTACAAGCGTTTATTACGTATCGATCAGTGGATTCGATACACATACTAATCAGCCGGGGCAGCAGGAGCGACTTTTGGGGCAATATGCCGAAGCGGTTGGTGCCTTTATGAAGGATTTGAAAGCCTCCGGGCGTCAGAATGATGTGTTGCTCATGACGTTTTCGGAGTTTGGGCGCCGGGTGAAGCAAAACGCCAGCAATGGCACTGATCATGGTACAGCTAATAATGTATTTCTGATAGGAGGGGGATTGCCCGCCAAACGGGTTCTGAACGAAGCGCCGAATCTGACGAAATTAACCGAAGGAGATCTGACGTATTCCGTCGATTTTCGGCAAATCTACGCAACACTCCTGCACGATTACCTGGGTGCCGACGATGTGGCTATTCTGGGTCGTAAATTCGATGGTGTGAAGATTGTGTGA
- the purE gene encoding 5-(carboxyamino)imidazole ribonucleotide mutase, translated as MIGIIMGSLSDRKVMQEAADILTELGVSWEMDIVSAHRTPEKMVDYAKTARDRGLRVIIAGAGGAAHLPGMVASLTTLPVIGVPVKSSNSIDGWDSVLSILQMPGGVPVATMALDGARNAGILAAQIVGTFDEAVAQNLSQFKEDLKEKVAHMSQQLTTPI; from the coding sequence ATGATAGGTATCATCATGGGCAGTCTTTCCGACCGTAAGGTTATGCAGGAAGCTGCCGACATTCTGACCGAATTAGGCGTTAGCTGGGAGATGGACATCGTTTCGGCCCACCGGACGCCTGAAAAAATGGTCGATTACGCAAAAACAGCCCGCGATCGTGGGCTACGAGTTATTATTGCCGGGGCAGGTGGAGCCGCCCATTTGCCTGGTATGGTAGCGTCTTTAACAACATTGCCGGTAATTGGCGTGCCCGTGAAATCGAGCAACTCGATTGATGGCTGGGATTCTGTCCTGTCGATTCTGCAAATGCCGGGTGGCGTCCCTGTGGCAACAATGGCGCTGGATGGTGCCCGGAATGCAGGTATTTTGGCAGCCCAGATTGTTGGTACATTTGATGAAGCTGTTGCCCAAAATCTTAGTCAGTTTAAAGAAGATCTTAAAGAGAAAGTGGCCCACATGAGCCAGCAATTAACGACACCAATTTAA
- a CDS encoding LysM peptidoglycan-binding domain-containing protein: MESDNQSSNPRPAGNTSLPAITLVVLVGLIAALLYVGYGYITDDTNGSDELTNVALDTASQQPLTKNEPEMLMSPEEVDTSSQPAPVDLSQATPPADSPEAKAEEVAEDNRETTDGKPSSGEKAKEEKAAVVKPKEEKPKTEEKPAEKPKEEKPKTEVVEKIKVKPGGVSSTYTVGSGETFYGVANRYNMKLATLKALNPGVSESDVKAGITKLNVKAMAVHTVGPGDVLRVVAQKYGVSKEAIMRANKKDKDIATRGEKLIIPFPDKQ; the protein is encoded by the coding sequence ATGGAATCCGACAACCAATCATCCAATCCGCGCCCTGCTGGAAACACCAGTTTGCCTGCTATTACCCTTGTCGTATTGGTGGGGCTAATTGCTGCCCTGCTTTATGTAGGCTACGGATATATTACTGACGATACGAACGGCTCCGACGAGTTAACCAATGTGGCGCTCGATACGGCTTCGCAACAGCCATTGACAAAGAATGAGCCCGAAATGCTGATGTCGCCAGAGGAAGTAGATACATCTTCGCAGCCAGCACCCGTAGATCTTTCGCAGGCTACTCCACCCGCCGATTCCCCCGAAGCCAAGGCGGAAGAGGTTGCCGAAGATAACCGCGAAACGACAGATGGAAAACCTTCTTCTGGCGAAAAGGCCAAAGAAGAGAAAGCGGCTGTGGTGAAACCGAAGGAGGAAAAACCCAAAACTGAGGAGAAGCCTGCGGAAAAACCGAAAGAAGAAAAGCCGAAGACAGAGGTTGTTGAAAAAATTAAAGTCAAGCCTGGTGGTGTTTCGAGTACGTATACAGTTGGATCAGGCGAAACCTTCTATGGTGTTGCCAATCGGTACAACATGAAACTTGCTACACTGAAAGCCCTCAATCCTGGCGTGTCGGAGAGCGACGTGAAAGCGGGTATTACCAAACTGAATGTGAAAGCCATGGCGGTACATACTGTTGGCCCCGGCGACGTGTTGCGCGTTGTGGCTCAAAAATATGGTGTCAGCAAGGAAGCCATCATGCGGGCTAACAAAAAAGATAAGGACATTGCCACACGGGGCGAAAAATTGATTATTCCGTTCCCGGATAAACAGTAA